A section of the Streptomyces sp. NBC_01591 genome encodes:
- a CDS encoding Tox-REase-5 domain-containing protein codes for MHQQGGRQSLPRPLQAVLILVRLLFAAAVLGGIGVLTVASAVNEVDGRLFGLLLYAALPSVAAFVLSLYARTGGVWIWRGLLAVHVWLTFGALATLGGDGGGRGVTQLVMPVAVVVLLFRPSSREWFELPLEQRAPHRRFSIARMIRWRRDDAGQTAMEYLGMVLVVVALIGGLVVTGIAAQLTGGMQDAICRLTGSACPAPGSDVEAGPGKDSGGSSASGGTDSGGSTASGGTDSGGSGPAGSGSGSGGSDVAGGSNAAGGTDTAGGTGTSGDSGSGSGGSGSSSGGDTAIQVDDGGDDVDTSGEPDGGDDQDDTGNGDEEKPGESCTSGVGAFFSCAAHQTGGFFEGLIGDGLWGDITGTIDTVIHPVEAWNGLMDYGKSLGDKWSQDSKDAGDKWSDGDYLGAVWDWTKASGGTGIKVLDDMFIGDEVRDMWKEGNEGQAIGTGLWNIGSLFIPGYGEAKLVGKFGKLGKLGKLGKLGEVAEKASDAANKAKKAAKAGDIDGAERAAQEAQRHADDAAEEAGLKGCTVGMGGRVRVPFGGGAELGVPGSRTGVMAGPRTAVPVGFFAGKCDEVDPEKKAAADEAQRLADEAKKAADAAKRRKALEDAQNQPKPAWYKDLKDPPAGAKDGGEGNWQEIKPGVWNYPTEMGARYQEQISKVGRGKEYRVPLDKLTGKPVDFDGWDASRGTYLEAKYGYKGKDFYNADTGALTPKVADRWADQATRQVDAARGKPVEWHLSDPDVAEAAREMFEERGIPVKVIHTPGDVTG; via the coding sequence GTGCACCAGCAGGGCGGCAGGCAGTCGCTGCCGCGCCCGTTGCAGGCGGTGCTGATCCTCGTACGGCTCCTCTTCGCAGCCGCCGTTCTGGGTGGCATCGGTGTGCTGACCGTGGCGTCGGCGGTCAACGAGGTGGACGGCCGGCTGTTCGGGCTGCTGCTGTACGCGGCGCTGCCGAGCGTGGCCGCGTTCGTGCTCTCGCTGTACGCGCGCACCGGCGGCGTCTGGATCTGGCGCGGACTGCTGGCCGTACACGTCTGGCTCACCTTCGGCGCGCTGGCGACCCTCGGCGGGGACGGCGGTGGGCGCGGCGTCACGCAGCTGGTGATGCCGGTCGCCGTCGTCGTCCTGCTGTTCCGGCCCAGCTCGCGCGAGTGGTTCGAGCTGCCTCTCGAACAGCGGGCGCCGCACCGGCGGTTCAGCATCGCGCGCATGATCAGGTGGCGCCGGGACGACGCCGGTCAGACCGCGATGGAATACCTGGGCATGGTCCTGGTGGTCGTGGCCCTCATCGGCGGACTCGTCGTCACGGGGATCGCCGCCCAGCTGACCGGTGGGATGCAGGACGCGATCTGCCGGCTCACCGGGAGCGCCTGCCCCGCGCCCGGCAGCGATGTGGAGGCGGGGCCCGGCAAGGACTCCGGCGGCTCGTCCGCTTCCGGCGGTACGGACTCCGGTGGGTCGACCGCGTCCGGTGGTACGGACTCGGGCGGATCGGGCCCGGCAGGGTCCGGTTCCGGTTCCGGCGGGTCGGACGTGGCCGGGGGCTCCAACGCGGCCGGCGGGACCGACACGGCCGGCGGAACCGGCACATCGGGCGACTCGGGGTCCGGCTCGGGCGGCTCCGGAAGCTCCAGCGGGGGTGACACCGCCATCCAGGTCGACGACGGTGGCGACGACGTGGACACCTCCGGGGAGCCGGACGGCGGCGACGACCAGGACGACACCGGCAACGGCGACGAGGAGAAGCCCGGCGAGAGCTGCACCTCGGGCGTCGGCGCGTTCTTCTCCTGCGCCGCACACCAGACCGGCGGCTTCTTCGAGGGCCTGATCGGCGACGGGCTGTGGGGCGACATCACCGGCACGATCGACACGGTCATCCACCCCGTCGAGGCGTGGAACGGCCTGATGGACTACGGCAAGAGCCTCGGCGACAAATGGAGCCAGGACTCGAAGGACGCCGGGGACAAGTGGTCCGACGGCGACTACCTCGGCGCGGTCTGGGACTGGACCAAGGCGTCCGGCGGCACCGGCATCAAGGTCCTCGACGACATGTTCATCGGCGATGAAGTCCGGGACATGTGGAAGGAAGGCAACGAGGGCCAGGCGATCGGCACCGGCCTCTGGAACATCGGCTCGCTGTTCATCCCGGGTTACGGCGAGGCCAAGCTCGTCGGCAAGTTCGGAAAGCTGGGCAAGCTCGGGAAACTCGGCAAGCTGGGCGAGGTCGCCGAGAAGGCTTCGGATGCCGCGAACAAGGCGAAGAAGGCCGCCAAGGCGGGCGACATCGACGGCGCGGAGAGGGCCGCGCAGGAAGCGCAGCGGCACGCCGACGACGCCGCCGAGGAGGCAGGCCTCAAGGGCTGCACCGTCGGGATGGGCGGTCGCGTCCGGGTCCCGTTCGGCGGCGGGGCCGAGCTCGGGGTGCCCGGCTCCCGTACCGGCGTCATGGCCGGTCCGCGCACGGCCGTGCCCGTCGGGTTCTTCGCCGGGAAGTGCGACGAGGTCGACCCGGAGAAGAAGGCCGCCGCCGACGAGGCCCAGCGGCTGGCCGACGAGGCGAAGAAGGCCGCGGACGCGGCCAAGCGCCGGAAGGCCCTGGAAGACGCCCAGAACCAGCCGAAGCCGGCCTGGTACAAGGACCTCAAGGACCCGCCGGCCGGTGCCAAGGACGGCGGCGAGGGCAACTGGCAGGAGATCAAGCCCGGCGTCTGGAACTACCCGACCGAGATGGGCGCCCGCTACCAGGAGCAGATCTCCAAGGTGGGCCGCGGCAAGGAGTACCGGGTTCCGCTGGACAAGCTCACGGGGAAGCCGGTCGACTTCGACGGCTGGGACGCCTCGCGGGGCACCTACCTGGAGGCGAAGTACGGGTACAAGGGCAAGGACTTCTACAACGCCGACACCGGGGCGCTCACCCCGAAGGTCGCCGACCGGTGGGCGGACCAGGCGACCCGTCAGGTCGACGCGGCACGCGGCAAGCCGGTCGAGTGGCACCTCTCCGACCCGGACGTCGCCGAAGCGGCGAGAGAGATGTTCGAGGAGAGGGGCATCCCGGTTAAGGTGATCCACACCCCGGGGGATGTGACCGGCTGA
- a CDS encoding VOC family protein, whose protein sequence is MFNAITQSQIYVLDQDEALDFYVGKLGLEVNADVDMGFMRWLTVGVPGHPERQILLEKPGAPAMSEETAQQVRELVTKGAMGGWLILTTDDCRKTYETLLTRGVEFTEEPTDRPYGTDCGLRDPFGNRIRFTQPKT, encoded by the coding sequence ATGTTCAACGCCATTACGCAATCGCAGATATACGTCCTCGACCAGGACGAGGCCCTCGACTTCTACGTCGGCAAGCTCGGCCTGGAGGTCAACGCCGATGTGGACATGGGCTTCATGCGCTGGCTGACCGTCGGCGTCCCCGGCCACCCCGAGCGCCAGATCCTGCTGGAGAAGCCGGGCGCCCCGGCCATGTCCGAGGAAACAGCCCAGCAGGTACGCGAGTTGGTGACCAAGGGCGCGATGGGCGGCTGGCTCATCCTCACCACGGACGACTGCCGCAAGACGTACGAGACGCTGCTGACCCGGGGCGTCGAGTTCACCGAGGAGCCCACCGACCGCCCGTACGGAACCGACTGCGGCCTGCGCGACCCCTTCGGCAACCGCATCCGCTTCACCCAGCCGAAGACCTGA
- a CDS encoding MDR family MFS transporter — protein sequence MDQLITEDPLHIGPYRLIARLGAGGMGLVYLGRSEAGRTVAVKVVQAEHAQHPEFRKRFTREVAAARRVGGTWTAAVLDADTEAQVPWVATQYIPGPDLTTVVAKDFGPLPEHSVRTLANRLAVALQSVHGAGLIHRDLKPSNVLVTVDGPRVIDFGIARAMDSLAGDSLHTRTGMLIGSPGFMSPEQVRGLELTAASDVFCLGAVLVYAATGRLLFGATETGLNAHLFRIAEEEADLTGVPESLVDLVRACLHKDPAQRPTPADVAARTATDQDGEWLPGSVLAQLGRHAAQLLDFAPETRTTQPDPRVPAQPQYADRPQPLPPQPAYSPTAPADRHPSPGFGPPLSKAPGGLPTAPAPAGPPAPHPMRWWGLGMAAPAQLLVLIGTAITNTALPTIYAELGASSDDMRLFSTAYMLAFGLLLLLGGHLCDLLGRKRVFIIGSAGFAAAFAVAGLAPSSALLILASALQGMSAALLSSSALALVSAGFSDPKERGRAFGIYAAVAGSGMAFGLFASATLVENQSWRVCMYAAAGLALVIAICAAPLVHDPHPVRTPARLDAPGLVIGSGALIAFAFGFDRAEATGWATPLTLILLTSGALLLLALVRRQASSPSPLVPAYVLRDRNRVGSLLTLFFLGLGLLVTFLILTRYLQGVLEYPMARSGMALLPMAGAAVVASTQVAARLCHRLAPRNLIVPGLLLTAVGLAILTGIDADSAYTAQVLPGTLLIGFGVGLALTPLFTTATGGVAAQDSGGTSAMVLAAQNLGGWAAWPLFISILASAVSARLTNASDIPAPLVDAAKAGFPLSRQSLPESFSSTLDRINTAVVGGYSVTLWWTVGLTLLASLLAGLLITARTPKR from the coding sequence GTGGACCAGTTGATCACCGAAGATCCCCTGCACATCGGCCCGTACCGCCTGATAGCCCGTCTGGGCGCCGGCGGCATGGGCCTGGTGTACCTCGGCCGTTCCGAAGCCGGACGGACCGTGGCCGTGAAGGTGGTGCAGGCCGAACACGCCCAGCACCCCGAATTCCGCAAGCGGTTCACGCGCGAGGTGGCGGCCGCCCGGCGGGTGGGCGGGACCTGGACGGCGGCCGTGCTCGACGCCGACACCGAGGCGCAGGTGCCCTGGGTGGCGACCCAGTACATCCCCGGCCCCGATCTCACCACCGTGGTCGCCAAGGACTTCGGACCGCTGCCCGAGCATTCGGTCCGCACTCTCGCCAACCGCCTGGCCGTGGCCCTGCAGTCGGTGCACGGTGCGGGCCTGATCCACCGCGACCTCAAGCCGTCCAATGTGCTGGTGACGGTGGACGGGCCGCGCGTGATCGACTTCGGGATCGCGCGGGCCATGGACAGCCTCGCCGGGGACAGTCTGCACACCCGCACCGGAATGCTGATCGGCTCCCCCGGCTTCATGTCGCCCGAGCAGGTGCGCGGCCTCGAACTCACCGCGGCCAGCGATGTGTTCTGCCTGGGCGCGGTTCTCGTCTACGCCGCCACCGGCCGCCTCCTCTTCGGTGCCACGGAGACCGGCCTGAACGCGCACCTCTTCCGGATCGCGGAGGAGGAGGCGGACCTGACCGGCGTACCGGAGTCACTCGTCGACCTCGTACGCGCGTGTCTGCACAAGGACCCGGCGCAGCGGCCCACGCCCGCCGACGTGGCCGCCCGCACGGCCACCGACCAGGACGGCGAATGGCTGCCGGGCTCGGTACTCGCCCAACTCGGGCGGCACGCCGCACAGTTGTTGGACTTCGCCCCGGAGACGAGGACCACGCAGCCGGACCCGCGCGTCCCGGCCCAGCCGCAGTACGCCGACCGGCCCCAGCCACTCCCCCCGCAGCCCGCCTACAGCCCGACGGCACCGGCGGATCGCCACCCGTCACCGGGGTTCGGGCCGCCCCTGAGCAAGGCGCCCGGCGGCCTGCCGACGGCCCCCGCCCCGGCAGGTCCACCGGCTCCGCACCCCATGCGGTGGTGGGGGCTGGGGATGGCCGCGCCGGCACAGCTGCTGGTACTGATCGGCACGGCGATCACGAACACCGCGCTGCCGACCATCTACGCCGAACTGGGCGCCTCCTCCGACGACATGCGCCTGTTCTCCACCGCCTACATGCTGGCCTTCGGCCTGCTGCTGCTGCTCGGCGGGCATCTCTGCGATCTCCTGGGCCGCAAACGGGTGTTCATCATCGGCTCGGCCGGTTTCGCCGCGGCCTTCGCGGTCGCCGGCCTGGCCCCCTCCTCCGCCCTGCTCATCCTCGCCAGCGCGCTCCAGGGCATGTCCGCCGCCCTGCTCTCGTCGTCCGCGCTGGCCCTGGTTTCCGCCGGATTCAGCGATCCGAAGGAACGCGGCAGGGCTTTCGGCATTTACGCCGCGGTCGCCGGCAGTGGCATGGCGTTCGGCCTGTTCGCGAGCGCCACGCTGGTCGAGAACCAGAGCTGGCGCGTGTGCATGTACGCCGCTGCCGGGCTCGCTCTGGTCATCGCGATCTGCGCGGCCCCCCTGGTGCACGACCCCCACCCGGTCCGCACCCCTGCCCGTCTCGACGCACCGGGCCTGGTGATCGGCTCCGGCGCGCTCATCGCCTTCGCCTTCGGCTTCGACAGGGCCGAGGCGACGGGCTGGGCCACCCCCCTGACCCTGATCCTCCTCACCAGTGGCGCCCTCCTGCTGCTGGCCCTCGTGCGGCGGCAGGCCAGTTCGCCCAGCCCGCTCGTCCCGGCGTACGTCCTCAGGGACCGTAACCGTGTGGGCTCCCTCCTCACCCTGTTCTTCCTCGGCCTGGGCCTGCTCGTCACGTTCCTGATCCTGACCAGGTATCTCCAGGGCGTCCTCGAATACCCCATGGCCCGGAGCGGTATGGCCCTGCTGCCCATGGCCGGCGCGGCCGTCGTCGCCTCCACCCAGGTCGCCGCCCGTCTGTGCCACCGGCTGGCGCCCCGCAATCTGATCGTGCCGGGCCTGCTGCTGACGGCGGTCGGTCTGGCGATCCTGACCGGGATCGACGCCGACAGCGCGTACACCGCCCAGGTGCTGCCGGGCACACTGCTCATCGGCTTCGGTGTCGGCCTGGCCCTCACGCCGCTCTTCACCACCGCGACCGGCGGAGTCGCCGCGCAGGATTCCGGCGGGACCTCGGCGATGGTCCTCGCGGCCCAGAACCTGGGCGGCTGGGCCGCCTGGCCCCTGTTCATCAGCATCCTCGCCTCTGCGGTCTCCGCTCGGCTGACCAATGCGTCGGACATTCCCGCGCCCCTGGTCGATGCGGCCAAGGCCGGTTTCCCGCTCAGCAGGCAGAGCCTTCCGGAGTCATTTTCCAGCACCCTGGATCGGATCAACACCGCGGTGGTGGGCGGGTACTCCGTCACCCTCTGGTGGACGGTCGGCCTCACGCTGCTCGCGAGCCTGCTCGCCGGTCTGCTGATCACGGCCCGGACTCCCAAGCGGTGA
- a CDS encoding DUF3592 domain-containing protein, whose translation MQILPGGTATFLLLFGLLLGAFALRSALRLNRVLRLVRHGERAEGRCADRRTVDRGPGMERSYATEYVFAFRTRDGRHIEFTDHAPGPFGFEVGAPVRVSYDPADPAKNATVAGPGAWGPAVMPAVFAFGLGAFAVGLLLGFAAMRGWL comes from the coding sequence ATGCAGATCCTGCCCGGCGGCACGGCCACGTTCCTGCTGCTGTTCGGCCTGCTCCTCGGCGCGTTCGCACTCCGTTCCGCGCTGCGCCTGAACCGGGTGCTGCGGCTGGTGCGGCACGGCGAACGCGCCGAGGGGCGGTGCGCGGACCGCCGGACGGTCGACCGGGGGCCGGGCATGGAGCGGAGCTACGCCACCGAGTACGTCTTCGCGTTCCGCACCCGCGACGGCCGCCACATCGAGTTCACCGACCATGCCCCGGGCCCGTTCGGCTTCGAGGTCGGGGCGCCGGTCCGGGTCAGTTACGACCCGGCCGACCCGGCGAAGAACGCCACGGTGGCCGGGCCGGGGGCGTGGGGTCCGGCGGTGATGCCCGCGGTGTTCGCGTTCGGGCTCGGGGCGTTCGCGGTGGGTTTGCTGCTGGGGTTCGCGGCGATGCGGGGATGGCTCTGA
- a CDS encoding serine hydrolase domain-containing protein produces MRQRGTRISSLALAVAAVVGAAAFAPPAHAAQPPHGHEATQAALRDLIEKGKLPGAAAKTQDNEGRWYGAAGYADTATGRERSPGDHFRGASTTKPFIATVLLQLEAEGKLSLNDTVETWLPGLVRGNGYDGSRITLRSLLNHTSGIANHTDDPAFVHDAAGPGFPEHRYDTHTPEELVAIALKYPPRPDPEKAPLYSNTNFVIAGMVIEKATGHSYAQEATRRIIRPLKLRGTSFPGTSPQMPDPHPIGYSRFHEEAPDAEIHDATEQNMTWLGASGDIITTTGDLNRFQRALMRGALLPPAQLKEMLDEVPSGDGAGFGLGLEFAQLSCGVKVVGKSGRTNGSLSAMVGTQDGKHQLTFNINGDWLQDGSLYVNVIEAEFCGKVPSATNKASLSGGRAPAPLPDSLPDAFAALPRSSND; encoded by the coding sequence ATGAGGCAACGGGGTACACGTATCTCCTCGCTCGCTCTGGCGGTGGCCGCGGTCGTGGGGGCGGCCGCATTCGCCCCGCCCGCACACGCTGCGCAACCACCGCACGGTCACGAGGCGACCCAGGCCGCGCTGCGCGATCTGATCGAGAAGGGCAAGCTGCCCGGCGCCGCAGCCAAGACACAGGACAACGAGGGCCGTTGGTACGGAGCGGCCGGTTACGCCGACACTGCCACCGGCCGCGAACGCTCACCCGGCGACCACTTCCGCGGGGCGAGCACCACCAAGCCGTTCATCGCGACCGTCCTGCTCCAACTGGAGGCGGAGGGGAAGCTGAGCCTGAACGACACCGTCGAGACATGGCTGCCCGGCCTGGTGCGGGGCAACGGGTACGACGGCAGCCGGATCACCCTGCGCAGTCTCCTCAACCACACCAGCGGCATCGCCAACCACACCGACGACCCCGCGTTCGTGCACGACGCCGCCGGTCCCGGCTTCCCGGAGCACCGTTACGACACTCACACGCCCGAGGAACTGGTGGCGATCGCGCTGAAGTATCCGCCGCGCCCCGATCCGGAGAAGGCGCCGTTGTACTCGAACACCAACTTCGTGATAGCCGGGATGGTCATCGAGAAGGCGACGGGCCATTCGTACGCGCAGGAGGCCACCCGCCGCATCATCCGGCCGCTGAAGCTGCGCGGGACGTCGTTCCCCGGCACATCGCCGCAGATGCCGGACCCACACCCCATCGGCTACTCCCGCTTCCACGAGGAGGCCCCCGACGCCGAGATCCACGACGCCACCGAGCAGAACATGACATGGCTGGGCGCGTCCGGCGACATCATCACCACCACCGGCGACCTCAACCGCTTCCAACGCGCCCTGATGCGCGGAGCGTTGTTGCCGCCCGCGCAGCTGAAGGAGATGCTGGACGAGGTTCCGTCGGGCGACGGTGCCGGGTTCGGGCTCGGGCTCGAGTTCGCGCAGCTGTCCTGCGGCGTGAAGGTGGTGGGCAAGAGCGGCCGTACGAACGGCTCCCTGTCCGCGATGGTCGGCACTCAGGACGGGAAGCACCAGCTGACGTTCAACATCAACGGCGACTGGTTGCAGGACGGATCGCTCTACGTCAACGTGATCGAGGCGGAGTTCTGCGGCAAGGTCCCCTCCGCCACGAACAAGGCGTCGCTCTCGGGAGGCCGGGCGCCCGCCCCGCTCCCCGACTCGCTCCCCGACGCCTTCGCCGCCCTCCCCCGGTCCTCCAACGACTGA
- a CDS encoding AraC family transcriptional regulator, with the protein MNRAVEETNRRMLRARDAMDRAYAQPLDVPALARIAHVSQAHFTRTFRATFGETPHRYLQRRRVERAMFLLRETDRSVTEICYEVGFGSPGTFSRTFHDIVGRSPRTYRKEATASGVPTCFTMTWMRPST; encoded by the coding sequence GTGAACCGCGCCGTGGAGGAGACCAACCGCCGGATGCTCCGGGCGCGGGACGCGATGGACCGCGCCTATGCGCAGCCGCTGGACGTCCCGGCCCTGGCCCGGATCGCGCACGTGTCCCAGGCACACTTCACACGTACGTTCCGGGCCACGTTCGGCGAGACACCCCACCGCTACCTGCAACGCCGCCGTGTCGAACGCGCGATGTTCCTGCTGCGGGAGACCGACCGCAGCGTGACGGAGATCTGCTACGAGGTCGGCTTCGGCAGCCCGGGCACCTTCAGCCGTACGTTCCACGACATCGTCGGCCGGTCGCCGAGGACGTACCGCAAGGAAGCGACGGCCTCGGGCGTCCCGACGTGTTTCACCATGACGTGGATGCGGCCGAGCACCTGA
- a CDS encoding DinB family protein, with the protein MTRTDSPPAWDERTQLATFLDYVRDTARAKCEGISPDGARRAPLPGSPLMTIAGLINHLSWVEYYWFEVVFLGGEDEGPWTDEDPDREMRIAVDMPLADVLSLYEERTTRYRELVASNDLDASARRTRDDGSSPDLRWIVLHLIEETARHNGHLDAIREIVDGTTGR; encoded by the coding sequence ATGACACGCACCGATTCGCCTCCCGCATGGGACGAGCGCACCCAGCTGGCCACCTTCCTCGACTACGTCCGCGACACCGCGCGCGCGAAGTGCGAGGGCATCTCCCCGGACGGTGCCCGCCGGGCCCCGCTGCCCGGCTCTCCCCTGATGACGATCGCCGGGCTGATCAACCACCTCAGCTGGGTCGAGTACTACTGGTTCGAGGTGGTCTTCCTCGGCGGCGAGGACGAGGGGCCGTGGACGGACGAGGACCCCGACCGCGAGATGCGCATCGCGGTGGACATGCCGCTCGCCGATGTGCTGTCGCTGTACGAGGAACGGACCACCCGCTACCGCGAGTTGGTCGCCTCCAACGACCTGGACGCATCGGCCAGGCGCACGCGCGACGACGGCAGCAGCCCCGACCTGCGCTGGATCGTCCTGCATCTGATCGAGGAGACCGCCCGGCACAACGGCCATCTCGACGCGATCCGGGAGATCGTCGACGGCACCACCGGCAGGTAG
- a CDS encoding dihydrofolate reductase family protein: MRTLISTAFVSLDGVVEAPGGEPGYRNSGWTFKDMEFVPEAFEIKGREQQEATAMMMGRVSYEAFSPVWPDMADFADYKTMPKYVVSTTLTEDDLVSNWGETTILRSLDEVAALKETEGGPIIVHGSATLNRNLSDAGLIDRYHLLVFPLLLGAGKRLFSDTDKDTQKLKLVEHEAYSNGLQKNVFDVIR; this comes from the coding sequence ATGCGCACCCTGATCAGCACCGCCTTCGTCTCGCTCGACGGTGTGGTGGAGGCCCCGGGCGGGGAGCCCGGTTACCGGAACTCGGGGTGGACCTTCAAGGACATGGAGTTCGTCCCGGAGGCGTTCGAGATCAAGGGCCGCGAGCAGCAGGAGGCCACCGCGATGATGATGGGCCGGGTCAGCTACGAGGCGTTCAGTCCGGTCTGGCCGGACATGGCGGACTTCGCCGACTACAAGACGATGCCGAAGTACGTCGTCTCCACCACCCTCACCGAGGACGACCTGGTCTCCAACTGGGGCGAGACCACGATCCTGCGCTCGCTCGACGAGGTCGCCGCGCTGAAGGAGACCGAGGGCGGCCCGATCATCGTCCACGGCAGCGCCACCCTCAACCGGAACCTCTCGGACGCCGGCCTGATCGACCGCTACCACCTGCTGGTGTTCCCGCTGCTGCTCGGCGCGGGCAAGCGCCTGTTCAGCGACACGGACAAGGACACCCAGAAGCTGAAGCTCGTCGAGCACGAGGCGTACTCCAACGGCCTGCAGAAGAACGTCTTCGACGTCATCCGCTGA
- a CDS encoding Imm52 family immunity protein, producing the protein MLYVVVNGLWGLRGETVRSIAERWSGTLTALKDIDGPTFDVWHESEDGLASDPLLEPSVPALVEYIERKNTGPDLDVVGYTTSLWAQNPGAANVSTAIHAGSTSLHAANSVSLVLRSREVDESAEVIRRAPEVLRILAENWEIDAGQVYSKPQYRAVTERFDLGNADPRCGRAVFLSAGRAALAPEGLPGTYVRTAHGGLVIDLTRGGTESPAVETIIEANARLREAGALEKLPVPFDRATF; encoded by the coding sequence GTGCTGTACGTCGTAGTCAACGGCCTGTGGGGCCTTCGCGGGGAAACCGTGCGGAGCATCGCCGAGCGCTGGTCCGGCACTCTCACCGCGCTCAAGGACATCGACGGCCCGACCTTCGACGTATGGCACGAGTCCGAGGACGGTCTCGCGTCCGATCCCCTGCTGGAGCCCTCGGTTCCCGCACTGGTGGAGTACATCGAACGGAAGAACACGGGCCCCGACCTCGACGTGGTGGGGTACACGACGTCGCTGTGGGCGCAGAATCCCGGTGCGGCGAATGTGTCCACGGCGATTCACGCGGGCAGCACGTCGCTCCACGCGGCGAATTCCGTCTCCCTCGTCCTCCGGTCGCGCGAGGTGGACGAATCCGCGGAAGTGATCCGGCGCGCTCCGGAGGTTCTGCGCATCCTCGCGGAGAACTGGGAGATCGACGCCGGGCAGGTGTACAGCAAGCCTCAGTACCGGGCGGTGACCGAACGATTCGACCTGGGAAACGCCGACCCCCGCTGCGGCCGTGCGGTCTTTCTCTCCGCCGGGCGTGCCGCCCTCGCACCCGAAGGGCTGCCCGGAACGTACGTCCGCACCGCACACGGTGGACTGGTCATCGACCTCACCCGTGGCGGTACGGAGTCCCCGGCCGTCGAGACGATCATCGAGGCGAACGCACGACTGCGGGAGGCCGGGGCGCTGGAGAAGCTCCCGGTGCCGTTCGACCGGGCCACGTTCTGA
- a CDS encoding LLM class F420-dependent oxidoreductase: MKLGLHYWNYSTPADPALIAPTLAESVRIAEQAGIASFTVMDHYFQMETGQSVADEPMLEGYTTLGYVAAVSERMTLGLMVTGVMYRHPGLLAKIVTSLDVLSGGRARLGIGASWYEREQYGLGVPVVPVAERFERLEEAIRICLQMWSDDNGPFRGRHYQLAETLCVPEPIGGHPPIMIGGGGEQKTLLLVARYGDACNLFATDQEEVAHKLDVLRAHCAAEDRDYDAITKTVMYSGPVLDKPAAFLADAEAYASLGISEIQVLPDRHPVSYTHQVAERIAPAVAEIG, from the coding sequence ATGAAGCTCGGTCTGCACTACTGGAACTACTCGACCCCGGCCGACCCCGCGCTCATCGCGCCCACCCTCGCGGAGTCGGTGCGGATCGCCGAACAGGCGGGGATCGCGTCGTTCACCGTGATGGACCACTACTTCCAGATGGAGACCGGGCAGAGCGTCGCCGACGAGCCGATGCTGGAGGGGTACACCACGCTCGGCTACGTCGCTGCGGTGAGCGAGCGGATGACGCTCGGCCTGATGGTCACGGGCGTGATGTACCGGCACCCCGGTCTGCTGGCGAAGATCGTCACCAGCCTCGATGTGCTGTCGGGCGGCAGGGCCAGGCTGGGTATCGGCGCCTCCTGGTACGAGCGGGAGCAGTACGGGCTCGGGGTGCCGGTGGTCCCGGTCGCCGAGCGGTTCGAACGGCTGGAGGAGGCGATCCGGATCTGCCTGCAGATGTGGAGCGACGACAACGGCCCGTTCCGGGGCAGGCACTACCAGCTGGCCGAGACGCTGTGCGTGCCCGAGCCGATCGGCGGGCACCCGCCCATCATGATCGGCGGCGGAGGCGAGCAGAAGACCCTGCTCCTGGTCGCCCGCTACGGGGACGCGTGCAATCTCTTCGCCACCGACCAGGAGGAAGTGGCCCACAAGCTCGACGTGCTGCGCGCGCACTGCGCCGCGGAGGACCGTGACTACGACGCCATCACGAAGACCGTGATGTACAGCGGCCCGGTGCTGGACAAGCCGGCCGCGTTCCTCGCCGACGCGGAGGCGTACGCGAGCCTGGGCATCAGCGAGATCCAAGTGCTGCCCGACCGGCACCCGGTCAGCTACACCCACCAGGTCGCCGAACGCATCGCACCCGCCGTCGCCGAGATCGGCTAG